CGTCCTCGCTGTCGCTTTCTTGCTGGCCGTCGCGGGTGGTTGCCTTATCCCACGCGGCGCCCCCCGTCCGCGCCCCGGCCTGCTACCCCGCCGGGCGGGGGGCCCCACGCAAGTTACTGATTCTCGGTTGCCGCCGCCCGCGCGTCGATGACGCGCTGGCCGCTCAGCGCGTTCGGAACCGCGTAGTTCCCCTCGTGGCAGGCGTACTCGAAGATGTCGTACTCCGGCTCGGCCGTCAGCGGCATCTGGATCGTCCAGGGGCTTGTGTAGACGTTCGGATCCTCGATGGTCACCGTCCAGATGATGGTGTTCTCCGACACGCGCCGGAAGCGCTCCACGACGTGCAGCGCCTTGCTGACCGCGACGCCCTTGAGCCGGGCGCCGGCGCCGCTCGATGCGATCCAGCCGCGGTTGTGGAAGTTCTTCGTCTCGACGACCAGCGTGTCGCCCTCCCAGTGGGCGCGGGCGTCGCCCATCCACTGCCGGATGTTGTCGTCGGCGAACGGCCTGTCGCGGAACGGGATGATCCGCGCGTCGTGGATCATCTCGTGCTGGATGACGAAGTGGTCCGGGGTCTGCAGGAAGCGGTAGGCGTTGTTGTAGCCGGCCGGCAGCATCGAGCCGGGCACGCCGCGCGAGAGGCAGCGGTCCCAGACGCTCATGTTCCGGTAGTGGTCGCCGTTGTGGGCGAGGTTGTAGGCCTTGTTGTCCAGCGCCCACTGGCGAACGGGCGCCCGCCCGTCCGGCGGATCGACGATCAGCGACGTCTGGCCGGTCGAGAGTACGGTGTCGCCCGCGTCGAGCCAGTAGCTGCCGTAGCCGCCGACGTTGCCGCCCGCCTCGTAGCGCTGGGCCGGAGCCGCGTCCCGCGCCGCCTCGTCGAGGGCTCGTTGCCGGTTGCGCTGGGCCATCTCCTCGTCGGTCAGGAAGGCCCGCCCTTCCAGCGCGGCGGGGCGCTCCATCGGCGTGATGGTCTTGTTGCCCCACAGTCCCTGCAGGTCGGGCTGGCCGTCGGCCGTCCGCGGCAGTGTCCACTCCGGGTCGACGACGCGCTCGAGCTGTGCCTCGGCGCCGGCCGCGCCGGCGAGCGCGAAGGCCGCCGCGAGGGCGGCGACGGTGACGAAACGTGGGTTGATGAGTCTGTGCATCGCAAATGCTCCTTGGCGTTGAATCTCGTCAGCGTGCCGAGCCGCCGGCCTCGGCGGCCTTCCGCGCGTCCTCCGCCCGGGCGCTCACCATCAGGTTCAGCATCCCGTAGTTGCCCTCGTGGCAGGCGTACTCGAAGACCGGCAGGTCGTTCTTCTGCATGGGTACGGCGACCGACCAGGGGCGCTCGAACGACTCGGGATCGGTGACCGTGTACTCGTAGAGCAGTATCCCGTCCTCGACGCGCGTGAACCGCTCGACCAGGTGCAGGTCGGGGCCGGTGCCGCGGAACGACGTCTTGTCGGTGAAGTTCCTCGTCTCGATCACCAGCGTGTCGCCGTCCCAGCGTCCGCGCGAGTCGCCGCGCCACTGCCGCACGTCGTCCGGCAGGTGGTCCGAGCCGTCGAGCGGCACGATCCGTGCGTCGTGCACCATCTCGTTCAGGATGACCACGTGGTCGGCGGTCTGGAAGAGCTGCATGTTGTTGTTGTAGGCGCTCGGGTTCATCGGGGGGCCGGCGTTGAAGCCGAGGATGCAGCGCTCGAAGGCGCCGCGGTCCTCCGGGCCATGCGCGTCGCGGCCGAGGGCGGCGCGGCGCGCGGCGGCGCGCTCGCGACCGGCGGATGTCAGCCCCGGCAGCCGTCCGTCGGGCGGATCGACGACCAGCGACGTGCGCAGGTCATCGGTGAGCTCCCGGCCGTAGTCCCACCAGAAGTCGTTGTAGCCGCCGGACAGCGGAATGCGCCCGTCGGGTCCCGGCTGGTCCTTGTCGAGCGCGGCGAGCCGCTCCTCGGTGAACTGCGCGGCCTCTTCCGCGGTGAAGACATCCTGGTCGGCGATGGCTTCCGGCCGCTCGAGCGGCGTCAGGCTGCGGAAGTCCCAGACGCCCTGGAGGTCGGGACGCCCGTTCGGGGTGCGCGGCGCCTGCCACGCGTCGGACGCCTCTTCCTGGCCGCCGGCAGCGGCGGGCACGAGCAGGGTGGCCGCGAGCAGCACCGCGAGACTGGTCGAAACACACGGTCGGCGTCGCATCCGATACCTCCTGGTGAGAACCTGTAATCCAACTGCATATTATGCCCCGGTTCGGCGCCGGCTTGACAGGCGAATCCGGGGCCGTACAGTTAGGAGCACGCGCCGCGCCGCCGCCGGGCGCCGCGCCGTGACGGAACCTGCTCGAAGGAGAGAGTCGATGCACCGGATCGTCGTCGTCGCGCTGGGCGCGCTGCTGGCCGCCGGGGCCGCGGCCGCGGGACAGGAAGACTGGCTGCAGTTCCGCGGGCCTGCCGCGGGCGTCGTTCCCGATGACCCGAACCTGCCGGAGCGCTGGAGCGAGACCGAGAACGTCGTCTGGACCCTCGACATTCCGGGCCTGGCCTGGAGCTCGCCGGTGATTGCCGGGAACAGCGTGTTCGTGACCTCCGCGATCAGCGCCGGGGAGGAGCCGGAGCCGATCAAGGGACTCTACGACCCCGGCATGGAGAATGGGTCGGAGGCCTCCCTGAACGAGCACCGCTGGATGCTCTACGCCATCGACTTCCGCAGCGGACGGCCCCTCTGGCAGCGCGAGCTCTACAGCGCCCCGCCGCCGGGCAAGCGGCACCTGAAGAACAGCTTCGCGTCCGAGACGCCGGTCACCGACGGGCGGCGCGTCTACGTCTACTTCGGGGCCATCGGCCAGGTCGCGGCGTTCAACATGAGCGGCGAGACCATCTGGACCCGGGAGCTCGACGTCTACAACACGTTGCTGGAGATGGGGACCGCCGCGTCGCCGATTCTCCACGACGACCGGCTGTACATCGTCAACGACAACACCACGCGCTCGTTCCTCGCCGCCTTCGACAAGAACACCGGCGAGAAGATCTGGGAGATCGAACGCGACGA
The nucleotide sequence above comes from Acidobacteriota bacterium. Encoded proteins:
- a CDS encoding PQQ-binding-like beta-propeller repeat protein, which translates into the protein MRPSGPGWSLSSAASRSSVNCAASSAVKTSWSAMASGRSSGVRLRKSQTPWRSGRPFGVRGACHASDASSWPPAAAGTSRVAASSTARLVETHGRRRIRYLLVRTCNPTAYYAPVRRRLDRRIRGRTVRSTRRAAAGRRAVTEPARRRESMHRIVVVALGALLAAGAAAAGQEDWLQFRGPAAGVVPDDPNLPERWSETENVVWTLDIPGLAWSSPVIAGNSVFVTSAISAGEEPEPIKGLYDPGMENGSEASLNEHRWMLYAIDFRSGRPLWQRELYSAPPPGKRHLKNSFASETPVTDGRRVYVYFGAIGQVAAFNMSGETIWTRELDVYNTLLEMGTAASPILHDDRLYIVNDNTTRSFLAAFDKNTGEKIWEIERDERGQNWSTPFVWEHDLRTELVTAGTQGVRSYDLDGELLWELHGMSGLTIPTPFTSHGLVYISSGYPGGGLRPVYAVRPGAAGDISLFPEDAMRRGITSGFPGPLTSSEDIAWSYPLLGTYNTTAIVYGDIYYTLLDRGFLVAHDARTGEEIYGRRRLEIGNGFTASPWAYNGRLFLLSEDGETYVVKAGSEFEILHKNPLNEMTLATPAIARGSLFIRTQSKLYRIAKGGGQ